In the genome of Monodelphis domestica isolate mMonDom1 chromosome 2, mMonDom1.pri, whole genome shotgun sequence, one region contains:
- the LOC100011896 gene encoding keratin-associated protein 9-1-like: MVSSCCGSTCSGLSCGSGCCAPCCCRPACCLRPACCQSTCCRTNCYRPTCIVSTCCRPSCCGSSCCQPCCRPSCCGSSCCQPCCRPSCCVTSCCQPCCRPSCCVTSCCQPCCRPSCCQPCCRPSCCQPCCRPSCCVSSCCQPCCRPTCCQSSCCRPSCCVSSCCQPCCRPTCCQTTCCRTTCCRPACCGSSCC, translated from the coding sequence ATGGTCAGCTCCTGTTGTGGCTCCACCTGCTCTGGCCTGAGCTGTGGCTCTGGCTGCTGTGCTCCCTGCTGCTGCCGCCCTGCCTGCTGCCTTAGGCCAGCCTGCTGCCAGAGCACCTGCTGCAGGACCAACTGTTATAGGCCCACCTGCATTGTGTCTACCTGCTGCCGCCCCAGCTGCTGTGGGTCCAGCTGCTGCCAGCCTTGCTGCCGCCCCAGCTGCTGTGGGTCCAGCTGCTGCCAGCCTTGCTGCCGCCCCAGCTGCTGTGTGACCAGCTGCTGCCAGCCTTGCTGCCGCCCCAGCTGCTGTGTGACCAGCTGCTGCCAGCCTTGCTGCCGCCCCAGCTGCTGTCAGCCTTGCTGCCGCCCCAGCTGCTGTCAGCCTTGCTGCCGCCCCAGCTGCTGTGTGTCCAGCTGCTGCCAGCCTTGCTGCCGCCCCACCTGCTGTCAGTCTAGTTGCTGCCGCCCCAGCTGCTGTGTGTCCAGCTGCTGCCAGCCTTGCTGCCGCCCCACCTGCTGCCAGACCACCTGCTGCAGAACCACCTGTTGCCGCCCAGCCTGCTGTGGCTCCTCTTGCTGTTAA